Sequence from the Corallococcus sp. EGB genome:
CTGCTCCTGCACGCCAACGCGCACCTGCGCGAGCTGGCCCGCCGCTACCGCCTGGAGCGCGTGCCCGGCCATGACCTGGACCTCCAGGTGGTGGACGGCGACATGGGCGACGAGGTCCGCAGCGTGGCCAGCCTGTCCGGCGGAGAGAGCTTCCTCGTGTCGCTGGCGCTCGCGCTGGGCCTGGCCTCGCTGTCGTCGGAGACGACGCAGGTGGAGACCCTCTTCATCGACGAGGGCTTCGGCACGTTGGACCCGGAGACGCTGGAGGTCGCGCTGGCCACGCTCGACGCGCTCCAGGCCACCGGCCGCCAGGTGGGCATCATCTCCCACGTGAGCGGGCTCGCGGAGCGCATCGGCGTGCAGGTGCGCGTGGTGAAGCAGGGCGGCGGCCGCAGCAAGCTCGTCGTCGAGGGCGACGCGGGGCTCGTCGTGCCGGCGGAGCAGCAAGAGGTGGCCTGACGCCTCAGCCCGTCACCGGCTCCGCGCCCATCAGGCCGCGCACCACCGCGGCCACCGCCAGCGGCGTCGCCACGCGGTCGTCGCTCAGCGACGCCAGCGCCCGCGCGAACTGCTCCGCGGAGGAGAAGCGCTGCGACGGGTGCGGCGCGAGCGCCCGGTCCAGCACCAGCGCCAGCGGATCCGACACCTCCGGCGCCACCATGCGCACGGGCGTCACCCGCAGGCCGCGGATGGAGGCCTCCACCTCCTCCGACGTCCCCTCCGGATAGGGCGACTCCAAGGACAGCAGCTCGTACAGCAGCACCGCCGCCGCCCACAGGTCCACCGCCACGGAGACCTCGCCCGCGAGCAGCTCCGGCGAGCGGTAGTTCTGCTTGCCCACCCGCCGCGGGTCCACCTCCAGGCCCGCGCGCGAGCGGGCCACGCCGAAGTCCGCCAGCTTCACCTCGCCGCCACGCGACACCAGCACGTTGTGCGGGGACACGTCGCAGTGCACCACCGCCAGCGGCAGGCCCTTGGCGTTGGTGGCCTGGTGCGCGTACGCCAGCGCCTCCAGCACGTGGCGCACCATCATCACGGAGATGTCGATGGGCAGCTCGATGCGCCGCCGCCGGCACTGCGCCAGCACCTTCCCCAGGTCCGTGCCGTCCACCAGCTCCAGCGCCAGGTAGGGCCCATCCGCCAGCTCGCCGTACTCCCGGAAGCCCACGATGTGCGGATGGACCAGGCACCGCGCCAGCTCCGCTTCGTGCAGGAGCTGCTCGCGCGCCTCCGGAGCCCTCAGGCGCTCCGGCCGCACGCGCTTGAGGGCCACCTCCTCGCCCGCATGGAGGCCCTGCAGCATCCGCGCGCGGAACACCTCCGCGTTGCCGCCGCGCCCCAGCCGCGACAGCAGCTGGAAGCGGCCCAGGTCGCGCGGCCACCCTGGCGTCTGGCCCTCCTCCAACGTCATGCCTTCTCCCCGGCCAGGCTCGCCAGGTACTCGTCCAGCGTCGCGGAGAAGGTGGCGTCGTCGCTCAGGAAGGCCAGCCCCACGCCTCCCGTGTACTGGTCGTCCACCACGTGCACCACCAGCGCCTCGCCCTGCAGCCGCTGGCCGTTGGGAAGCTTCACGTCCACGGTGACGACGCTGTCCTGCGGAGGGCGGTGCGCCGTGCGCACGAAGAGGCCCCCGTTGCTGATGTTCAGCGCGTGCTCGCGCACGAAGTCCAGCTCCGTGCGGAACTCCATCTCCAGCTTCACCGCGAAGCGCCGGGCCCGGCGCGGGGATTCATCCCGGGACGGCGCGGACCCCGGCGCGCCCGTGCTCGCGGTGGGCGCGGATTCGGGAGGAGGCGCGGCCTGGGGCGCGGACGCCGGGGGCAGGGGACCTCGCGCGGACAAAGCCTCCAGGTGCTGCCGCAGCTCCTGCGCGGCCTGCGCGCGCTCGTTGCCGGCGAAGGGCGTGCCGCCCGCGAGCGTGCGTGAGCGCAGCGCGTCCCGCTCCGCCTTGGGCAGCCGCCACAACTCCACGAACGTGCCGCCGCTCTTGCGCACCTCCTCGCCCAGCCTCTCCACCGCCGCGCGCGGATAGCCGGGCACCTCCACCTTCACCTCCAGCGCGCCGGCGTCGTCGCGAAACGCCACCAGCAACTGCATCGACTGCGCGGACGGCAGCAGCGCGCTCAATCCCTCCACGACGGCCGCCGCCTTCTCCGGCGAAGCCGCTCCCCCCCAGACCGCCGCAAGACCGAACACAGGCACGGGGCGGACGATAACCGAGCCCTCCTGGCCCCCGTAAAGACAGTGCAGTCGGAAACAGGCGACACCGGTGAACGCCAAGTTTACGAATCGTGATTCCGCCTCCGTCCCAGGGCGTACCTACATCGGAATCAGACGCGCCTCCCTCTATGCTGCGGGTGTTCTCCGTAACCCCCCTTTCCGGAGTGCAGACCCGTTATGCGCAATTGGATCCGACTCTTCTCCGGCACGCTGCTCGCTGCCACCCTCGTGGCGGGCTGCGGCGGCAGTGACCCGGGCCCCGACCCCGATCCCAACCCCCCCAGCGACGGAGGCGGCAACTCCGACGCGGGATTTGATGCGGGCTTTGACGCCGGCTACGTCGAAGATGCAGGCGTCATCGAGGACCCGGACCCCGACCCCGGGGAAGTCCCCACCGACCCGTATGATCCGAACAACGCCAACAAGGATTCGGACTGTGACGGCCTGACGGACCAGGAGGAGTTCTCCACGGTCTACGCGGGCGGCCTGAAGACGAACCCCGGCCTGCGCGACACGGACGGCGACGGCATCCGCGACGGCGTGGAGGTGGGCCGCACGTCCACGGTCAGCGTGGATCCGAACTGCCACTTCCGCGGAGACCAGGACCCCAGCACGGTCACCTCGCCGGTGAAGGCAGACACGGACGACGACGGGCTGCCGGACGGCCTGGAGGACGCCAACCGCAACGGCAAGCGCGACGCCACGGAGACGGACCCCAACGCCGCGGACACCGACCGTGACGGCATCCCGGACGGCGTGGAGGACGCGAACCATAACGGCTCGGTGAGCCCCGGCGAGACGGACCCCCGCCTGCGCGACACCGACGGCGACGGCCTGCCGGACGGCCTGGAGAAGCAGACGGGCACGGATCCGCTCAAGCCCGACACGGACGGCGACACCTGCTCGGACGGCGCCGAGGACGTGAACAAGAACGGCAAGGTGGACCCCGGCGAGACGGATCCTCGCAAGGCGGACTGCAACGCGTCCGTCCCCGACTCGGACTTCGACGGCATCCCGGACGCCATTGAAATCGCCACGGGCACCAACCCCAACAACCCGGACACGGACGGCGACGGCGTGGCGGACGGCGTGGAGGACCGCAACAGGAACGGCCGCGTGGACTCCGGTGAGACGGACCCGCGCCTGACGGACTCCGACTGCGACGGCCTCCAGGACGGCCCCGGCCGCGACGGCTTCCTCGGCGAGGACTTCAACTCCAACGGCAAGGTGGATCCCGGTGAGACGGACCCCACCAACCCGGACACGGACGGCGACGGTCTGCTCGACGGCGTGGAGCGCGGCGTGACGACGGCCGCGGCCCCCCGCAACAACTGCGGCTACGTGGGCGACGCGGACCCCACCACGAAGACGGACCCCACCAAGGCGGACACGGACGGCGACGGCATCCCCGACGGCGCGGAGGACTCGAACCAGAACGGCCGCGTGGATCCGGGCGAGCTGAACCCGCTGGACCCCAAGGACGGCGCGGCCAACACGCCCGCGGGCAAGGCGTGCAGCGTGCAGAACCTGCGCACGGTGACCTTCAAGGAGGACAGCGGCGCGGACATGCGGCTCGCGCTGCCCAACACCTTCAAGAGCGCCAACCTCCTCAACCTGAAGGACAACGGCCAGACCGTGGGCGTGATGGGCTATGACGACACGAAGCAGGTGACGTTCATCGCGTACAAGCGCAAGCAGGTGGGCGCCTCCACCACGCCCGCCGGGGACGAGGCGGGCATCCGCACCGGCGCGGCGCTGCTGTCGCCCGCGGACGTGGAGTTCACCCAGACGTTCACCACGTGGGACGGCTTCCCCGCGGCGGTGGCCCGCTACAGCCTCACCGGCACGGCGGATCTGAAGGCTTTCACCAACTCGCTGGCGCGCCAGCTGGTGCCCGGCAGCACGGAGACGCTCGGCGGTACGGCGGGCATCGCCGGCCCGTTCAAGATCCAGGCGCAGTACGTGCACCGCTCCAACTCGAGCGTGGTGGTGGTCATCGCCATCACGCCGGCGGCCCGCTACAACGAGTCGGCCACGGGCAGCCTCTTCACCATGGCGGACACGGCGGGCGGCTCCGCGCTGGCGCAGTTCGGCGACGCGGACGCGGTGCAGTGCGAGGTCTTCACTGGCAACACCGCGGTGGTGGACTTCCTCTTCGTGGTGGACGACTCCGGCTCCATGGCCTCGTCGCAGACCTTCCTCGCCGGCGCGGCGACGGCGGTGGCCAACAAGCTGAGCAACGCGACGATGGACTGGCGCCTG
This genomic interval carries:
- the cglD gene encoding adventurous gliding motility lipoprotein CglD, yielding MRNWIRLFSGTLLAATLVAGCGGSDPGPDPDPNPPSDGGGNSDAGFDAGFDAGYVEDAGVIEDPDPDPGEVPTDPYDPNNANKDSDCDGLTDQEEFSTVYAGGLKTNPGLRDTDGDGIRDGVEVGRTSTVSVDPNCHFRGDQDPSTVTSPVKADTDDDGLPDGLEDANRNGKRDATETDPNAADTDRDGIPDGVEDANHNGSVSPGETDPRLRDTDGDGLPDGLEKQTGTDPLKPDTDGDTCSDGAEDVNKNGKVDPGETDPRKADCNASVPDSDFDGIPDAIEIATGTNPNNPDTDGDGVADGVEDRNRNGRVDSGETDPRLTDSDCDGLQDGPGRDGFLGEDFNSNGKVDPGETDPTNPDTDGDGLLDGVERGVTTAAAPRNNCGYVGDADPTTKTDPTKADTDGDGIPDGAEDSNQNGRVDPGELNPLDPKDGAANTPAGKACSVQNLRTVTFKEDSGADMRLALPNTFKSANLLNLKDNGQTVGVMGYDDTKQVTFIAYKRKQVGASTTPAGDEAGIRTGAALLSPADVEFTQTFTTWDGFPAAVARYSLTGTADLKAFTNSLARQLVPGSTETLGGTAGIAGPFKIQAQYVHRSNSSVVVVIAITPAARYNESATGSLFTMADTAGGSALAQFGDADAVQCEVFTGNTAVVDFLFVVDDSGSMASSQTFLAGAATAVANKLSNATMDWRLSMVTTSYAVGNSANRNVIRPFTTNIDQFKAWLTQNAVCNNSVCAVKGGTTQNPTYTPLPNTTCTANTNCWVDIKGDSSERPLEAARKAINDMAASTGGAETKIRPGAKVVVIILTDVRDQSTDTVANYTAYFLNNGTTSGTTSNPTGQPIQVHGIICPPDGARCYPDEDNTNPRHLDVIQATGGVSGSIRDNTSITNTINAIVDSVISSVGYRTLKPPIGASLKVAVEAVVDPAVCPSIGDLPRSRTNGFDVDGINRTVSFYGACRPKESGKTQAALSYRYWIDRTAKADGNPPPCASDTQYYDPNDPDFCRGKLACNRTTDKCECPADCGGTAPPGQVCNTDRAVCDFTCAPDCGGACGTFETCNTNTCSCSCVQSATCAAGYKFDKNACGCVCDTAALNCGTGYGANAGLCACVCKPDCGGCAPGFTCNVSACVCEKPIG
- a CDS encoding TIGR02266 family protein, with translation MEGLSALLPSAQSMQLLVAFRDDAGALEVKVEVPGYPRAAVERLGEEVRKSGGTFVELWRLPKAERDALRSRTLAGGTPFAGNERAQAAQELRQHLEALSARGPLPPASAPQAAPPPESAPTASTGAPGSAPSRDESPRRARRFAVKLEMEFRTELDFVREHALNISNGGLFVRTAHRPPQDSVVTVDVKLPNGQRLQGEALVVHVVDDQYTGGVGLAFLSDDATFSATLDEYLASLAGEKA
- a CDS encoding serine/threonine-protein kinase; amino-acid sequence: MTLEEGQTPGWPRDLGRFQLLSRLGRGGNAEVFRARMLQGLHAGEEVALKRVRPERLRAPEAREQLLHEAELARCLVHPHIVGFREYGELADGPYLALELVDGTDLGKVLAQCRRRRIELPIDISVMMVRHVLEALAYAHQATNAKGLPLAVVHCDVSPHNVLVSRGGEVKLADFGVARSRAGLEVDPRRVGKQNYRSPELLAGEVSVAVDLWAAAVLLYELLSLESPYPEGTSEEVEASIRGLRVTPVRMVAPEVSDPLALVLDRALAPHPSQRFSSAEQFARALASLSDDRVATPLAVAAVVRGLMGAEPVTG